Proteins from a single region of Mailhella massiliensis:
- the modB gene encoding molybdate ABC transporter permease subunit → MEFSLFGYQFSLFPIFLSLKVAGLSTIASLVLGTFAARLLARRRSVCAAVIDSLCTLPMVLPPTVLGYYLILLLGRNGVLGPVLSELGFQFMFSWQGAVVAATVVVFPLIYKSAKTALEQVDANVEKAARTLGASELSVFFSISLPLAARGILSGAMLAFARGMGEFGATLMLAGNIPGKTQTLALAIYDAFQAGNDALAACLVILTSCICAAILITADYLLGGSR, encoded by the coding sequence ATGGAATTTTCTCTTTTCGGGTATCAGTTCTCGCTGTTTCCCATCTTCCTTTCGCTGAAGGTCGCGGGTTTATCTACGATCGCCTCTCTCGTTCTCGGCACTTTTGCGGCCCGCCTTCTGGCGCGACGCCGCTCCGTATGCGCCGCCGTCATCGATTCGCTGTGTACGCTGCCCATGGTGCTCCCGCCCACGGTGCTGGGCTACTATCTCATTCTGCTTCTGGGGCGGAACGGCGTTCTCGGCCCCGTGCTGAGCGAACTGGGCTTCCAGTTCATGTTCTCGTGGCAGGGGGCGGTGGTGGCGGCCACGGTGGTGGTGTTCCCTCTTATCTACAAATCGGCGAAAACGGCGCTGGAACAGGTGGACGCCAATGTGGAAAAGGCGGCCCGCACGCTGGGAGCTTCGGAACTGTCCGTATTCTTTTCCATCAGTCTGCCCCTTGCCGCGCGCGGCATTCTCTCCGGCGCCATGCTGGCCTTCGCCCGGGGCATGGGGGAATTCGGGGCAACGCTCATGCTGGCGGGCAACATCCCGGGCAAAACGCAGACGCTGGCGCTGGCCATTTACGATGCCTTCCAGGCGGGAAACGACGCTCTGGCCGCCTGCCTGGTCATACTCACCTCGTGCATCTGCGCCGCCATCCTCATCACCGCCGACTATCTGCTGGGAGGTTCCCGTTGA
- the radA gene encoding DNA repair protein RadA: MAKLRETYVCRACGAQSAQWRGQCPKCREWNTLELTRLAQSSTGRPLPVEGRAGGRIQPLAEVSGSDHAAFGTGLDALDRILGRGFVPGAAILVGGEPGIGKSTLLLQLAGAVAREGKTVLYASGEESLPQIRSRAERLDVLHDSLLALATSRVEDLFPVLDSPETAPALLIVDSVQTLASDSAEGLPGNVSQVRAVATELVERCRRADTTLVLVGHVTKDGTLAGPRLLEHLVDTVISLEGDRREMFRMLRVLKNRFGPNQELLIFRMVRKGLELVEDPSTFFLGARDTSLSGTAVVMAVDGQRPFAVEIQALATRSYLAIPRRTGLGFDVNRLHLLLAVLEKRLHLNFGQVDIYAKVGGGMRLQEPGLDLALVAALLSSFYDIPLPERCVLWGEVDLNGQVRPVSSQDIRMKQALRLGYSPILCPENAKSRGIATVADLQRVLFRKGAPKDA, translated from the coding sequence ATGGCGAAACTGCGGGAAACCTACGTCTGCCGCGCCTGCGGCGCGCAAAGCGCCCAGTGGCGGGGTCAGTGCCCGAAGTGCCGGGAGTGGAACACGCTTGAACTTACGCGCCTCGCGCAGTCTTCCACAGGCAGGCCTCTGCCCGTGGAAGGCCGCGCAGGCGGGCGCATCCAGCCCCTTGCGGAAGTTTCGGGCAGCGACCACGCCGCCTTCGGTACCGGACTCGATGCCCTCGACCGCATTCTCGGGCGGGGCTTTGTTCCCGGCGCCGCCATTCTGGTGGGCGGGGAACCGGGCATCGGCAAATCCACGCTGCTGCTTCAGCTTGCCGGGGCCGTGGCCCGCGAGGGAAAAACCGTTCTTTACGCCAGCGGGGAAGAATCCCTTCCCCAGATACGAAGCCGCGCGGAACGTCTCGACGTACTGCACGACAGCCTTCTTGCCCTGGCCACCAGCCGGGTGGAAGATCTTTTTCCCGTGCTGGACTCGCCGGAAACCGCGCCCGCGCTCCTTATCGTGGACTCGGTGCAGACTCTTGCCTCCGACAGCGCGGAAGGCCTGCCCGGCAACGTGAGTCAGGTGCGGGCCGTGGCCACGGAACTTGTGGAACGCTGCCGCCGGGCCGACACCACGCTGGTCTTGGTGGGCCATGTCACCAAGGACGGCACGCTGGCCGGGCCGCGCCTTCTGGAACATCTGGTCGATACCGTCATTTCTCTGGAAGGCGACCGCCGGGAAATGTTCCGTATGCTCCGCGTGCTGAAAAACCGCTTCGGTCCCAATCAGGAACTGCTTATTTTCCGCATGGTCCGCAAGGGGCTGGAACTGGTGGAAGATCCTTCCACCTTCTTCCTCGGCGCGCGCGACACCTCGCTGAGCGGCACGGCCGTGGTCATGGCCGTGGACGGTCAGCGCCCCTTTGCCGTGGAAATTCAGGCTCTCGCCACCCGAAGCTACCTTGCCATTCCCCGGCGCACGGGTCTGGGCTTCGATGTGAACCGCCTGCATCTGCTGCTTGCCGTACTGGAAAAACGCCTGCACCTCAACTTCGGGCAGGTGGACATCTACGCCAAGGTCGGCGGCGGTATGCGCCTTCAGGAACCGGGGCTGGACCTTGCCCTGGTGGCCGCCCTTCTCTCCTCCTTCTATGATATCCCGCTCCCCGAACGCTGCGTTCTGTGGGGAGAAGTGGACCTCAACGGACAGGTGCGTCCCGTATCGAGTCAGGACATACGCATGAAGCAGGCCCTGCGCCTCGGCTATTCCCCCATACTCTGCCCGGAAAACGCCAAAAGCCGGGGTATCGCCACCGTGGCCGATCTTCAGCGTGTGCTTTTCCGCAAGGGCGCGCCCAAAGACGCATAA
- the rpiB gene encoding ribose 5-phosphate isomerase B produces the protein MSTIYIASDHGGFNLKTFLVRYLKDQGHDVHDLGPSDPASCDYPLKAQAVTEAVLKDENAFGVLVCGTGIGMSMAANRVPGIRAALCTSEFHASFARAHNNANIICLGERVSGQGISASMVDVFLSTPFEGGRHLRRINLFNK, from the coding sequence ATGAGCACCATTTACATCGCGTCCGATCACGGGGGCTTCAACCTTAAAACCTTTCTTGTGCGTTACCTGAAGGATCAGGGACACGACGTGCACGATCTCGGCCCCTCCGATCCCGCGAGCTGCGATTACCCGCTGAAGGCCCAGGCCGTCACGGAAGCCGTCCTCAAGGATGAAAACGCCTTCGGCGTTCTCGTGTGCGGAACCGGCATAGGCATGAGCATGGCCGCCAACCGCGTCCCCGGCATACGGGCGGCGCTGTGCACCAGCGAATTCCACGCCTCCTTCGCCCGCGCCCACAACAACGCCAACATCATCTGCCTCGGCGAACGGGTTTCCGGTCAGGGCATTTCCGCCAGCATGGTGGATGTCTTCCTCAGCACCCCGTTTGAAGGCGGCCGCCACCTGCGCCGCATCAACCTCTTCAACAAGTAA
- the modA gene encoding molybdate ABC transporter substrate-binding protein: MKKLGFAALFLAFCLNAPSAMGAELTVSAAASLSESFTQISQEFTRETGTKVNLNFASSNNLLRQMEQGAPVDVFASADQETMDSAAKKNLVDPATRKDFALNDLVLITPAKSTLAGPEALSGAEVKHIAIGQPESVPAGRYAREALTSAGTWEALQSKFVFGNNVRQVLSYIQRGEADAGFVYRTDALAGGKDVRIVTAMTGHKPVCYPIAVTKDSADRQMAQKFVDFVLSPRGLEILAHYGFSPVK, from the coding sequence ATGAAAAAACTTGGATTCGCGGCGCTGTTTCTTGCCTTCTGCCTGAACGCCCCCTCGGCCATGGGCGCGGAGCTTACCGTTTCCGCCGCAGCCAGCCTTTCGGAATCCTTCACCCAGATTTCCCAGGAATTCACCAGGGAGACGGGGACGAAGGTCAACCTGAATTTCGCCTCTTCCAACAATCTGCTCCGTCAGATGGAGCAGGGCGCGCCTGTGGACGTGTTTGCTTCCGCCGATCAGGAAACCATGGATTCCGCCGCGAAGAAGAACCTTGTGGACCCCGCCACCCGCAAGGACTTTGCGCTGAACGACCTTGTGCTCATCACCCCCGCCAAGAGCACGCTTGCCGGGCCTGAAGCGCTTTCCGGCGCGGAGGTGAAGCATATCGCCATCGGTCAGCCCGAAAGCGTGCCCGCAGGACGTTATGCCCGCGAGGCCCTTACCAGCGCCGGAACCTGGGAAGCGTTGCAGAGCAAGTTTGTTTTCGGCAACAATGTGCGTCAGGTGCTGAGCTATATTCAGCGCGGTGAAGCCGATGCCGGTTTCGTGTACCGCACCGACGCGCTGGCAGGCGGCAAGGACGTGCGCATCGTGACCGCCATGACCGGCCACAAGCCCGTGTGCTACCCCATTGCCGTGACGAAGGACAGCGCCGACAGGCAGATGGCGCAGAAGTTCGTGGATTTCGTTCTTTCTCCCCGAGGGCTGGAAATTCTGGCCCATTACGGTTTCAGCCCGGTAAAGTAG
- the pth gene encoding aminoacyl-tRNA hydrolase: protein MDLNGLIVGLGNPGPQYRGTRHNIGFMAAQALLEEVERGNGRAPEQLSGSRFNALLWRIQIPRGGTWLVAEPQTFMNLSGDAVQPLMAWYKLKPEQLLVVHDELDLEPGRMKLKKGGSAAGHNGIKSIQQRLGTPEFYRLRVGVGKPQDKEQVISWVLGRFFGPEQEVMEQTFPHIVDAILRFTIDGPERAINVANTRRK from the coding sequence ATGGATCTCAACGGACTCATCGTCGGCCTCGGCAACCCGGGGCCTCAGTACAGGGGCACGCGCCACAACATCGGCTTCATGGCGGCACAGGCGCTTCTGGAAGAAGTGGAACGCGGCAACGGCCGCGCGCCGGAACAGCTTTCCGGCTCCCGGTTCAATGCGCTTCTCTGGCGCATTCAGATTCCGCGCGGCGGCACCTGGCTTGTGGCCGAACCGCAGACCTTTATGAACCTGAGCGGCGACGCCGTCCAGCCCCTCATGGCATGGTACAAGCTCAAGCCCGAGCAGCTTCTCGTGGTTCACGACGAGCTGGATCTCGAACCGGGCAGAATGAAGCTCAAGAAGGGGGGCAGCGCTGCGGGGCACAACGGCATCAAATCCATACAGCAGCGCCTGGGCACGCCCGAATTCTACCGCCTGCGCGTGGGAGTGGGCAAACCGCAGGACAAGGAACAGGTCATCTCCTGGGTGCTCGGCCGCTTTTTCGGGCCGGAACAGGAAGTGATGGAACAAACCTTCCCCCACATTGTGGACGCCATACTGCGCTTTACCATCGACGGGCCTGAGCGCGCCATCAACGTGGCCAACACCCGCAGAAAATAG
- the rho gene encoding transcription termination factor Rho gives MRKRKAPVEPETVESAPLIDESVLNLTELKTRKMQDLMDLAEKYQLENASSMRKQELIFALLQACASQNGVIHSDGVLEILPDGYGFLRSPLCSYMPGPDDVYVSPSQIRRYHLRKGDCVSGQIRPPKEGERYFALVRVNEIGFEPPENARHLVLFDNLTPVYPDQQFCMETDSKNMSSRIIDLMSPIGRGQRALIVAPPRTGKTILLQTIANAINANYPDVYLIILLVDERPEEVTDMERTVKNAEVVSSTFDEPPQRHVQVCEMVLEKAKRLVERKRDVVILLDSITRLGRAYNTVTPSSGRVLSGGLDANALQRPKRFFGAARNIEGGGSLTIIATALIDTGSRMDEVIFEEFKGTGNCEIYLDRHLSDKRVFPAIDINRTGTRKEDLLLGEDVLNRVWILRKILAPMSPIDSMEFLLDKMKGTKNNKDFLNGMGR, from the coding sequence ATACGGAAACGTAAAGCTCCTGTCGAGCCCGAAACTGTAGAATCTGCTCCCCTTATTGATGAAAGCGTCCTCAACCTCACGGAACTGAAGACGCGCAAAATGCAGGATCTCATGGATCTGGCGGAAAAGTATCAGCTTGAAAACGCCAGCTCCATGCGCAAGCAGGAACTCATTTTCGCCCTGCTTCAGGCCTGCGCCTCCCAGAACGGCGTCATCCACAGCGACGGCGTGCTGGAAATCCTGCCGGACGGGTACGGTTTCCTCCGTTCACCGCTGTGCAGCTACATGCCCGGTCCGGACGACGTGTATGTCTCTCCTTCGCAGATACGCCGCTATCATCTGCGCAAAGGCGACTGCGTTTCCGGCCAGATCCGCCCTCCCAAGGAAGGGGAACGCTATTTCGCGCTGGTGCGCGTCAACGAAATCGGTTTCGAGCCGCCGGAAAACGCCCGTCATCTGGTGCTGTTCGACAACCTTACCCCGGTATATCCCGACCAGCAGTTCTGCATGGAAACGGATTCCAAGAACATGTCGTCGCGCATCATCGACCTCATGTCGCCCATCGGCCGCGGGCAGCGCGCCCTCATCGTGGCCCCGCCGCGTACGGGCAAAACCATCCTTCTGCAGACCATCGCCAACGCCATCAACGCCAATTATCCCGATGTGTATCTCATCATTCTGCTGGTGGACGAACGCCCCGAAGAAGTGACGGACATGGAACGCACGGTGAAAAACGCGGAAGTGGTCAGCTCCACCTTCGACGAACCGCCGCAGCGCCATGTGCAGGTGTGCGAAATGGTGCTGGAAAAGGCCAAGCGTCTGGTGGAACGCAAGCGCGACGTGGTCATCCTGCTCGACTCCATCACCCGCCTGGGCCGCGCCTACAACACGGTTACGCCTTCGAGCGGCCGCGTGCTTTCCGGCGGTCTCGACGCCAACGCCCTGCAGCGGCCCAAGCGCTTCTTCGGCGCAGCCCGCAACATTGAAGGCGGCGGCTCGCTGACCATCATCGCCACGGCGCTCATCGATACCGGTTCCCGCATGGACGAAGTGATTTTCGAAGAATTCAAGGGTACCGGCAACTGCGAAATCTATCTCGACCGTCATCTTTCCGACAAGCGCGTGTTCCCCGCCATCGACATCAACCGTACCGGCACGCGCAAGGAAGATCTGCTTCTCGGCGAAGACGTGCTCAACCGCGTGTGGATACTGCGCAAGATTCTCGCGCCCATGTCTCCCATCGACAGCATGGAATTCCTGCTGGACAAGATGAAGGGTACCAAAAACAACAAGGACTTCCTCAACGGCATGGGCCGCTGA
- the tnpA gene encoding IS200/IS605 family transposase translates to MNDQSLNHTRWNCKYHIVFAPKFRRKLVYGRYRRTIGEILRKLCEYKGIEIVEANACVDHIHMCVKIPPKYSVAQIMGYLKGKSSLMIFESFPHLRYKFGNRHFWCTGYFVSTVGVNEATIIKYVREQEERDKITDQYSLVERPVSSFTSSRK, encoded by the coding sequence ATGAATGACCAGAGTTTAAACCATACCCGTTGGAACTGCAAGTATCACATCGTTTTCGCTCCGAAATTCAGACGCAAGCTGGTATACGGAAGGTATCGCAGAACGATCGGCGAAATTCTGAGAAAACTGTGTGAATACAAAGGAATAGAGATAGTGGAAGCAAATGCGTGTGTGGACCATATTCATATGTGCGTCAAGATTCCGCCCAAGTATAGCGTGGCGCAGATCATGGGGTATTTGAAAGGGAAGAGTTCTTTGATGATATTCGAGAGTTTTCCGCATCTGCGCTACAAGTTCGGCAATCGCCATTTCTGGTGTACCGGTTATTTTGTCAGCACGGTGGGAGTAAATGAGGCGACCATCATCAAATATGTGAGGGAGCAGGAAGAACGAGACAAAATAACAGACCAGTATAGCCTGGTAGAACGGCCCGTCAGCTCGTTTACGAGCAGCAGAAAATAA
- a CDS encoding 50S ribosomal protein L11 methyltransferase: protein MSPLRSMCVPMGKGPCPAKGKRRKSLRGERAVSCRMCGRGRRLSSPSWQAFPLVIELFLHLANKTRERVMPQLYRLNIVVSEDDFPMAQALAAQSAETGWEEESLPSGEMLLRVTSDKEEDCVNLAEKLAFFVPEASLSREILPDRDWNAGWRSYFTPVEAGDFLILPPWMKDEDAKGRIPVIIEPKSAFGTGHHPTTTMCLEAMSRLYAAGAMKAGQTFLDMGTGTGILGIGCVKMGLSGFGADIDPLSIDNARENCDMNGISEGFDIREGSVELVQGQTFDVVIANILAGPLREMAPALIPLVKPGGCLILSGFLAVQVPGMLEAYAGMGEPEQLRMPSPATDPTRSAHAGDPEADDWVCFFWPRVK from the coding sequence ATGAGTCCGTTGAGATCCATGTGCGTTCCGATGGGTAAAGGCCCTTGTCCGGCGAAAGGGAAAAGAAGAAAATCATTGCGGGGAGAAAGGGCCGTGTCGTGCCGAATGTGCGGCAGAGGCCGCCGCCTGTCAAGTCCTTCTTGGCAAGCGTTCCCTCTGGTGATAGAGCTGTTTCTTCACCTTGCCAACAAAACGCGGGAGCGTGTTATGCCGCAGTTGTACCGTTTGAACATTGTCGTTTCCGAGGACGATTTCCCCATGGCGCAGGCCCTGGCCGCCCAGAGTGCCGAAACCGGCTGGGAGGAGGAATCCCTGCCTTCCGGGGAAATGCTGCTTCGCGTCACTTCCGACAAGGAAGAGGACTGCGTGAATCTTGCCGAAAAGCTGGCCTTTTTTGTGCCCGAAGCCTCCCTGAGCCGGGAGATTCTGCCCGACCGGGACTGGAACGCGGGCTGGCGCAGCTATTTTACGCCCGTGGAGGCCGGGGATTTTCTCATTCTTCCGCCGTGGATGAAGGATGAGGATGCGAAAGGACGCATTCCCGTCATCATTGAACCGAAATCCGCGTTCGGCACCGGGCATCATCCCACCACCACCATGTGCCTTGAAGCCATGAGCCGCCTGTATGCGGCCGGAGCCATGAAGGCCGGGCAGACGTTTCTCGATATGGGGACGGGGACGGGCATTCTCGGCATCGGCTGCGTGAAGATGGGCCTTTCCGGCTTCGGTGCGGATATCGACCCGCTTTCCATCGACAACGCCCGGGAAAACTGCGACATGAACGGTATTTCCGAAGGCTTCGATATCCGTGAAGGCAGTGTGGAGCTGGTGCAGGGGCAGACGTTCGACGTGGTCATCGCCAATATTCTCGCCGGTCCGCTCAGAGAAATGGCTCCTGCGCTCATTCCTCTGGTGAAGCCCGGCGGCTGCCTCATCCTTTCCGGTTTTCTGGCCGTGCAGGTGCCCGGTATGCTGGAGGCCTACGCCGGCATGGGCGAGCCGGAACAACTGCGTATGCCTTCCCCCGCCACGGACCCCACGCGTTCCGCCCATGCCGGAGACCCGGAAGCCGACGACTGGGTGTGCTTCTTCTGGCCGCGTGTAAAATAG
- a CDS encoding molybdopterin-binding protein, with the protein MQTIPVSRAVGTVLCHDITRIEPGGRKGPVFRKGHIVREEDIPVLLSVGKEHLYVYTPLPGQLHENEAATRIGNAVAGRNIAFSDIREGRINFLSTVHGLLRVDVPSLCAVNSCDEIVLATLHTMQEVRKGQAVGGTRVIPLLIEEEKIQHMEELVTSPVLEVLPFRPFRVGIVTTGNEVYTGRIKDAFGPVLKKKFEGLGSSILGQAFSDDSVEMTAGAIRRFIEQGADMVVCTGGMSVDPDDRTPSAIRAAGGEVITYGAPTFPGAMFLLSHINHIPVLGLPGCVMYYRASIFDLVVPRILAGVPVTREDIVALGHGGFCSGCAECRYPACAFGKN; encoded by the coding sequence ATGCAGACCATTCCCGTTTCCCGGGCCGTCGGTACGGTGCTCTGCCACGACATCACCCGCATCGAACCCGGCGGAAGGAAGGGTCCCGTGTTCCGCAAGGGGCACATCGTCAGGGAAGAAGACATTCCCGTCCTTCTCAGCGTGGGGAAGGAACATCTCTATGTCTACACTCCCCTCCCCGGTCAGCTTCACGAGAACGAGGCCGCAACGCGCATCGGCAACGCCGTGGCGGGCCGGAACATCGCCTTTTCCGACATCAGGGAAGGCCGCATCAACTTCCTTTCCACCGTGCACGGTCTGCTTCGCGTGGACGTGCCTTCTCTCTGCGCGGTCAACTCCTGCGACGAAATAGTCCTCGCCACGCTGCACACCATGCAGGAGGTGCGGAAGGGCCAGGCCGTGGGCGGCACGCGCGTCATTCCCCTGCTCATCGAAGAAGAGAAGATTCAGCACATGGAAGAGCTGGTCACCTCACCCGTTCTTGAGGTTCTGCCCTTCCGGCCGTTCAGGGTGGGCATAGTCACCACGGGCAACGAGGTCTACACCGGGCGCATCAAGGACGCCTTCGGCCCCGTGCTGAAAAAGAAATTTGAAGGTCTGGGAAGCAGCATTCTGGGACAGGCCTTTTCCGACGACTCCGTGGAAATGACGGCGGGCGCCATCCGGCGCTTCATCGAACAGGGGGCGGACATGGTGGTCTGCACGGGCGGCATGTCCGTGGACCCGGACGACCGCACCCCCTCCGCCATCCGCGCCGCAGGCGGCGAGGTGATCACCTACGGAGCGCCCACCTTCCCGGGGGCCATGTTCCTGCTTTCCCACATCAACCATATTCCGGTACTGGGGCTTCCCGGCTGCGTGATGTACTACAGGGCGAGCATCTTCGACCTTGTGGTGCCGCGCATTCTGGCGGGAGTCCCCGTCACCCGGGAGGATATCGTGGCCCTCGGCCACGGCGGTTTCTGCTCCGGCTGCGCCGAATGCCGTTATCCGGCCTGCGCCTTCGGCAAGAACTGA
- a CDS encoding sulfate/molybdate ABC transporter ATP-binding protein, with protein sequence MIDLSVQTTLKGKKGSFTLDISLKSSADRLVLFGPSGSGKTLTLQMIAGLIRPRRGRIALDDAVFFDSAKGIDMPARRRRVGYVFQDYALFPHMTVWQNLSFALLRHKENDSAPGLFSLLPARLDDKDRETIRHMLELLEITHLADRRPGQISGGQKQRVALARALLIAPRVLLLDEPFAALDPLLRIRMRKEVSRILSDCGVPLIMITHDPEDVDTFADDLAVYANGSILAMEENFRGRTLFAQDSLSYLTDILSLGGHADRPYGFDDV encoded by the coding sequence TTGATCGATCTCTCCGTCCAGACCACGCTGAAGGGAAAGAAGGGTTCCTTCACCCTCGACATCAGCCTGAAAAGTTCCGCCGACCGCCTCGTTCTGTTCGGCCCTTCCGGCTCGGGCAAAACCCTCACCCTGCAGATGATTGCCGGGCTCATCCGGCCCCGGCGGGGACGCATCGCGCTGGATGATGCGGTATTCTTCGACTCGGCAAAGGGCATCGACATGCCCGCGCGCCGCCGCCGGGTGGGATATGTGTTTCAGGACTACGCGCTCTTCCCGCACATGACGGTATGGCAGAATCTGTCCTTCGCCCTGCTGCGCCATAAGGAAAATGATTCCGCGCCGGGGCTTTTCTCCCTGCTTCCCGCAAGGCTCGACGACAAGGACCGGGAAACCATACGGCACATGCTGGAACTTCTGGAAATCACGCATCTGGCGGACCGCCGCCCCGGCCAGATATCGGGCGGACAGAAGCAGCGCGTGGCTCTGGCCCGGGCGCTGCTCATTGCTCCGCGCGTGCTTCTGCTCGACGAGCCCTTCGCCGCGCTGGACCCGCTCCTGCGCATCCGTATGCGCAAGGAGGTTTCGCGTATTCTCAGCGACTGCGGCGTCCCCCTCATCATGATTACGCACGACCCGGAAGATGTGGACACCTTTGCCGACGATCTCGCCGTGTACGCCAACGGCAGCATTCTTGCCATGGAAGAAAATTTCCGCGGCCGCACGCTGTTCGCGCAGGATTCCCTTTCCTACCTGACGGATATCCTGAGCCTCGGCGGTCATGCCGACAGGCCCTACGGCTTCGACGACGTCTGA
- a CDS encoding histidine phosphatase family protein: MPTLFLLRHGTLLPNPERRFIGQRDIPLSEEGRKQALFWRKELSSVPFREVWCSDLPRCRETAALIVHERPLSVSAVPAFREIRLGNWEGLTRQEVEARFPGALEARGRDFWNYVPSGGESFAMLARRVLPVLKRRLLALPPEASVLLVAHAGVNRLILMRYLALDMKDFFSLPQPYAACTALFCSSEDIARLGV; the protein is encoded by the coding sequence ATGCCCACGCTCTTTCTTCTCCGTCACGGTACGCTTCTCCCCAATCCCGAACGCCGCTTCATCGGTCAGCGCGACATTCCTCTCAGCGAGGAAGGCCGGAAGCAGGCCCTGTTCTGGAGAAAGGAACTTTCCTCCGTTCCCTTCCGGGAAGTCTGGTGTTCCGATCTGCCGCGCTGCCGGGAAACGGCGGCGCTCATCGTCCACGAACGCCCTCTCTCCGTTTCCGCAGTTCCTGCATTCCGGGAAATCCGCCTGGGAAACTGGGAAGGACTTACCCGTCAGGAGGTGGAGGCCCGCTTTCCCGGCGCGCTCGAGGCCAGAGGCAGGGACTTCTGGAACTACGTTCCTTCCGGCGGAGAATCCTTCGCCATGCTGGCCCGCCGCGTGCTTCCCGTGCTGAAACGCCGCCTCCTTGCCCTTCCGCCCGAGGCTTCGGTTCTGCTGGTGGCCCATGCGGGGGTCAACAGGCTCATTCTCATGCGTTACCTCGCCCTCGACATGAAGGACTTCTTCTCCCTGCCCCAGCCCTATGCTGCCTGTACCGCGCTTTTCTGTTCCTCCGAAGACATCGCCCGCCTCGGCGTCTGA
- the tnpA gene encoding IS200/IS605 family transposase, with the protein MAKEQNLAHTKWLCRYHIVFTPKYRRKVIYGQYREEIGKIIRQLCNYKGIEIIEGHMMIDHVHMLVMIPPKYAISSVMGYIKGKSSLMIFDKFSQLKYRYGNRRFWSVGYYVSTVGLNEATIRKYIRDQDREDIMFDKRTCREYTDPFSPKQGKLL; encoded by the coding sequence ATGGCGAAAGAACAAAATCTGGCACATACGAAATGGCTGTGTAGGTACCATATTGTCTTCACTCCGAAGTATAGGAGAAAAGTGATTTACGGGCAATACCGTGAAGAAATAGGAAAAATAATACGACAGCTTTGTAATTACAAGGGAATCGAAATTATTGAGGGACATATGATGATAGACCATGTGCATATGCTTGTCATGATACCGCCAAAGTATGCGATATCGTCGGTTATGGGGTATATAAAGGGTAAAAGTTCACTGATGATTTTTGATAAATTTTCCCAGCTGAAATACCGGTATGGCAATCGGAGATTCTGGAGCGTGGGATATTACGTCAGCACAGTAGGTTTGAACGAAGCAACGATCAGGAAATATATACGGGATCAGGATAGAGAAGATATCATGTTTGATAAGAGGACGTGCAGGGAATATACGGATCCGTTCAGTCCAAAGCAGGGAAAGCTCCTTTAG